Below is a window of Oceanipulchritudo coccoides DNA.
AGGAGAATCCGAAGTCGTCCGGTGAGGACATCCCGATCATCGAGAAATCCCGCTTTAATCCCGACGACCAACCGAGGCGCAAAGCTCCCCCGTGGAAAAAGGGTGGGGGGAAGCGCCCCTTCAATAAAAAGGGGTCCTCGCACCGCAAGGGTGGCCATCCCGGAGATTTTCCCAAGAAGAAGAAAAAGAAGGGGTAACGGGTCCTGATCCGTGCGATGGATACTGCGGAATAATGACCGAGTCTGGTTTCCAACCTCCCTGTCGATTTTGACAAGGAAGGGAATCTGGCGATTGTTATATTATGAATTTTGGTATTTCCAGCGCAGTCCTCATTGCCCTCCTCACACCCAGCTTATTATCCGCGCAGGATTATTTCCCTGATCCAATACCCCCGAGTGGGATTGCCCTGAAAGTGAGTGAAGTTGCTGTGGTTCCCGATTCGAGTCCCGGGCAACCGCCGCGGCTCAGCGTCCTGACCGAGGACCCCGCAGGCCGGCTCTTTGTCAACGACCAGCGCGGACCGCTTTACCTGGTTGATGAGCCCACCGGGACGGTCACTGAATACTTGGACATTCGCGATTACTCTGAACTGGATATCCTGGCGACCTTCGAAGCCGGTTTTCAAAGTTTCGCCTTTCATCCTGATTTTCTGAAAGAAGGAGCCGCGGGTTACGGACGTTTGTACACCATTCACAGTAGCAATGATACATCCACCTCGCCGGATTTTGATCCTGGCGGCAGTACGAGCCTTCACACTCTTCTGCTTGAGTGGCGGGCAGCTAATCCCGGTGCGGCCACTTTCATTCCCGCGCAACCGCTCAATCCTTATCGTGAATTGATGCGGCTGAAACAGCCTTTTGGAAACCACAATGCCGGACTGGTGGCTTTCAATTCCTCGGTCCCCTCAGATGATCCGGATTATGGTAACCTTTACATCGCGATCGGCGATGGCGGATCCGGGGGCGATCCACAGGAAAATGGCGAGGATGCCTCCAATCCTTTTGGTGCCATCTTGCGTATCGATCCTTTGGGTACAAATTCCGCAAACGGAGCGTACGGGATTGTCGCTGCCAACGCCCTGGCCGCGGATGGAGATTCCAATACGCTTGGTGAAATTTATGTCTACGGCTTGCGCAATCCCCAACGCTTTGGATGGGATGCCGTTACCGGGAATTGTTTTATCGCCGACATTGGCCAGAACGCGGTCGAGGAGATTAACCTTGCCTCCAACGGGGCCAATTTTGGCTGGGATGTGCGCGAAGGGAGCTTCACCTTTGAGGGGGCGGATTCCGCAAGCTTGACGGGTCCGATTGCTGAATATGACCATACAAATCCTGTTGTGGACATGCCGACTGCTATTAACAACCGGGCTGTGACGGTCGGTGAAGTGGTGCGTGGCGCCTGCATACCGGAACTGGAAGGCAAGCTGCTTCTCGCAGATTTCCCAACCGGTCTCATTTTCCTTCTGGATGTTTCGGACGATCCCTTTGACGGAGGCCAGGACGGATTGTCGACCTTGACGCTTCTCGATGCGGAAGGCGCTCCCCGTAGCTTCATCGACTTGATCAACACCGCCAGGGCAGCAAGGGGGCTGTCCTCTTCCACGCGAACCGACCTGCGGTTTTCCGTCAATACGCCAGGCCGCTTGTATTTGACCAACAAACAGGATGGAATCGTGCGCCGCATTCTCCCGACCGCGAATCCTGAAATCTCGATTTCACAGGCACTATCCGGTGAGCTGGAGGTGATTTTTTCAGGCTCATTGGAGCAGAGTAGCAATCTTATGGAATGGGAAACCGTGAAGCCACAACCGCTTTCTCCGTGGACAATTGCCCCACCTCAGGAAAGCCAGTTCCTGCGGGTACTGAGCAAGTGATAAACGGCATAGAGCTCCCAACCAAACGGGATATAGCCACCGTATCCGGCGAGTGGCATTTCGAATACATGAAGAAAATCCAAATAAGGAATGGAGTAGATCCATTTTGGATAAGCGTAGACATTCCATAATTCCCAGAAAAAGCCACACATAAGGGCGGCTGCTCCAAAGACCAGAAGGGCTTGTCCGTTGCCTTCGGAAAGTTGCTTGATCAAGGAAGGGCGCCGGAACCGGGCATTCAATGGATCAATAATAAAAAACATGGAAAGCCACATGAAGGGGAAGAATGTGGACGGGAAGAAAAGCATCAGGATGAGCATTCCCCAACCGGACCCGTGCAAGATCCAGAGCAACCGCGAATTGAGTGAAAAGCCCGGCCACTTGCCCAACTTCTTCGGCCATGAGAATGTCGCGATCAGTTCTGCCGTGCTGAAAACGGCTGGGATAACTGTTGAGAACGAAAGCGACGAATAAAGGAAATACTCGGTCCCTGAGAAGGCTTCCCGGCCGAGGTAGATCCAATTCTGCGTGAAAAGATTGAGCCCTTCAAAGAGCCACCAGACTGGCATTGAGACAAGGAACAGTAAGAGGTAAGCCGAGGGCTTGCGGACCAGTAGACAGCTGCCCGTCCGGCGTTGCACAATGCCACTAACTAGAAGGCAGTAACCGACCCATTGCGGGAAAAATAACAGATGGGTTCGCAGCCCGGAGAGTCCCCAGCTGAAAGCCCATGACAGCAGGAGCATGATCAAGCCCAACAGCGCATAAGCCGGGAGACCGGATCTGCGCATCAGTTTTGTTCCGGCTGTAGGAGGTGAAACCTGCATATGTGAATTAAATCAAATGCAGTCATTAAACGGCAAGGAAACAGGGGGCATATGTAAATTGTTTTGTAATTTTTGAAAAAGCGTTATTTAATCCGGCCCCGACGGCCACAATTGCTCTAGAACAAACAGTCTACTGTATCATTTATTTATCATGAAGTTGCGAACAATTATAGCCTGTCTATTCCTGTATTCAGTTCACTCGGCGAGTGCCATTATCAGCGTGGGAGGACCCACCACCGAATGGGTGGAGATTATCTACCCGGGGGTGCAGTCTGATTATCTCACTGACCAACAGACCGGAATCTACGAATTTGATATTGTCGGATCGGCTGACGGAAGCCATCCCGGTATCTACACGCAATTCGACAATGGCGGCGATGACCTTAGCCGGACTGATGGGGAGCTTGCCTTTCGATTTCGGGTCGGCGGTAATAAAAACCCTGCCTACTTTGAAGGCTTGGCATGGGTTGGAATGGATGTGAACGGCGATGGGGTGCTTGACCTGTTTGCCGGTGTTGAAAATCCAAAAGCCGCCACTTGGACCATTTCGATTCACGATGCTGGGACCGGGGCGAACATCTCCCCAAGCACAACCAGCATTTCGACAACCCCCGAGTTTTCCTACAACTCAATCGCCGGGACATTTGATTGGGCTCCAGTCACTTCGACCAACGATCCAAGTGCCACCAACTTCGATCTCGATGGGGGAGGCGAAACAGACTATTTCATCAGTTTCAAACTTCCCTTCGCGGATTTGGTCAGCGCTATCAATACGCTTGTTCCGGGAACGGATTTTGATGACACAAAAGCCATCGCCTATGTTGCCGCCACCTCAACCCAGGGCAATTCGCTCAATGCCGATTTGAATGGGGTCGAGGCGGGCCGCGACAGCACAACGACCTGGGAGATCCTCGGAGCATTGAGTCCCGAGCTGACCGCCGATGGCACACCCATTCCCGAGCCGGCTACCTATGCTGTCCTGCTTGGCCTTTCCGCCCTCATCCTGACAGGCCGCCGTCGACTTTGCAGGGATTAATTTCCCACTCCTTCCAAGTGCTTGCCTTGACGCTTGCCGTGGCACCATCAAATATGGCCCGCCATGTTTGCGGCTAAATTAACGGGACCCTTGTTGCTGGGGCTTTTGCTCGTTTCCGGTTGTGCAAGCTTCAATGCTTCCCGGCAGGATAAGATTTATCAAGAGGTGCTCTACCTGACTACACGTGAGGACACAGGTAAATCAGATCCCGGTGAGCGTTTTGCAGGAGAACGGGGGAAGACCCGTTACGGTGCCGCGATGGTGGCAATCGATCCGGAGCCGGTCTTGTCAGCCTTTTCGGTTGCTCAAACAAACCGGCTGATGCAACGCCCTCAACTTCCACGGCGGCAAGCGCTACAGAAGATCCAGCCGCTTCAGAAGGATGCCTTCATGGAAGCTATTGGCCGGTATTCCATGGATCGCGAAGTGCCCGAAGACATTCTGATCTTCATTCATGGCTACAAGCGCAGCTTTGCCGATTCAGTGGAAAACGCCGCCCGCTTACGATACCAGCTTGCCTTCCCCGGACCGGCCATTGCCTTTTCATGGCCCTCGACGGATTCGGTCTCCGGCTACCTCGCCGACGTCGAAAACCTCGACTGGTCGGTGCCAGCCTTGCGCGACCTGATTGAAGGAATGGGGGAGCGATTCCCGCACACGCGCTTGCATCTTGTTGCCCACAGTCTGGGCAATCGTGCCCTTCTGCAGTTGCTGGCGGAACTTCTTCAAAATGATCAGGAAGCGGATCGTCTTCCCATCGGGCAACTCGTCCTGATCGCTCCAGACTTCGATCGCGACATCTTCATGCGGGACGTTGCACCCGAACTTCATCGATTACCGTTTCGCAAAACGCTTTATGTCTCCTCCGAGGACTTTCCATTGATGGCCTCCGGGAAGGTCTTCCAGTATCCCCGTCTGGGGGATTCGCGTGAGCTTCCTCCCATCATCAAGGGAGTGGAAACCATTGATGTCTCCGACGCCATCAACGTTTTCAACGGCCATGGCTACTATGAAGCAAACCGTGCCACCATCGAGGATCTATACTTTCTCATCCGTGAGAATAAACCGGCCCATGAACGGCCGGGACTGATTCAGGTCGAGACCGATGAGGGACCCTACTGGCGACTCCAGCCGGTCATGTGAAATGAGATTTGGAGGGGGTGCCGAGAGCGGGCACTCAGATTCTTTGAGAATGCAATAAGTGTTCAAAGGAGTCTCTATTCGTGGCAGTTGGCGGGTTTTCTCAACTAAGTGGCTGAATTTTTCTAATTAAAATTGTGAGATTTGTGGCATTCTCCTGATCCTAATCCAACCCAGCCTGTGGTTCAGGCTACCCACTACAACTAATATGCACTATTTAGAGGTTATTCTTTTTCTCACTGCCGTGATCGGCGTCATTGGTCTTGGAATCTGGAAAAGTCGCGATGAAGCGCTTGATAGCGATCATGGCGCATCAGATTACTTTCTGGCCGGTCGTGGCCTGACCTGGTGGCTTGTTGGATTCTCGCTGATCGCGGCTAACATCTCGACTGAGCAATTTGTGGGGATGTCGGGGGCTTCGGCTAACTGGCTTGGGATGGCCATTGCTTCCTATGAATGGATGGCCGCAGTCACGCTTATCTTTGTCGCCTTCTGGTTTCTGCCGAAATTCCTGAAAGCGGGCCTATATACGATTCCCGAGTTCCTGGAATACCGTTTTGATCCGGTCGCGCGGATGACCATGTCCATTCCAGCGGTTGTCACGCTGGTCTTCGTGACCACCTCCTCAGTCATTTATTCCGGCGCTAAATTTGTCTCGGAGTATTACCACACGGTTCCGATCTTGAACAGCCTGACGGCAATGTGCTGGCTAATCGCCCTGTTTGCGGCGGTTTATGTCTTTATTGGCGGTTTGAAGGCCTGTGCCTGGACAGACCTGATCTGGGGGGCAGCCTTGATTATGGGCGGGATGATTGTCATGTGGATGGCCTTCTCAACCTTGGCCGACAAGCCCGCTGAAGAGCTCCTGCTGACCAAGGTTTCCAATTCGGAAGCAACTTTGGCAGACATTGAGAACGCGGGTGCATGGGAGCGATTCATGTTGCTTAATGACGGAGTCAACGGGGAGGCTGAAGTTCGAAATGGTCCTAATGGATCTGGAGGAAAAGTGCACATGGTCCGGCCTATGGAGGATCCTGATATCCCATGGACAGCCCTCCTGCTTGGTCTGTGGATACCCAATTTCTTTTACTGGGGACTGAATCAATACATTGTCCAGCGGACTCTGGGGTCAAAGTCATTGGCGGAGGGTCAGAAGGGGATTGTTTTTGCTGCCTTTCTGAAATTGATCATTCCCTTTATCGTCGTCATCCCGGGTATCCTGGCATTCAATTTATTCAGTGGCGACCTGCTTAATTCCGTCACTGGGGAATATGATTATGACCGGGCCTTCCCGGTTCTGGTAAGGAATCTCATCAAGCCCTATCCATTGATTTCCTGGTTCGTACTGGCGGCCCTCTGTGGTGCTGTTATCAGTTCGCTGGCCTCCATGTTGAATTCCGCCTCAACCCTGGCCACGATGGACCTGTATGCGAAAATCACTGGAGAAAAGAATGAGGCCAAATTGGTCAAGGTTGGGCGGTTCCTCGTGATTGTATTCGTTCTTCTTTCGGCATTGGTCGCCCCGAAGCTGGATAATTTCACAAGTATTTTTGCCTATATTCAGGAATTCCAAGGCTTTATTTCCCCTGGAATTCTGGCCGTATTCATTTTTGGTTTCTTCTCGCCCAGAACTCCCCGATATTTCGGGGCCCTTGGCATTGCCATCAATGTTGTCTCCTATGGCGCTTTCAAGTGGCTGATCGGCCCGTTACTGGTTCAAAATGGTCTTTGGTACGCTGACCAGATCGCTTTTCTGGACCGGATGGCCATCTGCTTGTTCATTGTCCTGTTTACCGGTGTCTTCATTACAATAATCAATCCAATGAAGGAACCGGTGAAAATGCCGGTCAATGACACGATTGATGTCACCTCTTCACGGACCGCCAAGATTGCCGGCATCGGCGTCGTCATTTTGACGGGAATCCTTTATGTGGTGTTCTGGTAAATTGGGTTAGCCTTGCCCTGGTAACCTGAACCCTCTTCAATCGGCTTGTATGTTTCCTAGTGCCTTCGATCCAGATTGGCTGAAAGTATTCCGTTCCAGCTCCCGGATTCTCAAGCTCCTTACATGGCTGCTACTTCTCGGGAGCCATGCCTGGGCAGTCGTCGATTCGGGACCCAAACTGGAGTATCTTGCGTACGATAAATGGCGCTGGCGTGAGTTGAAACAATTGAGCGATATCCAAATACGGAGTATCGATGAGTCGATCGATGGAATTCTCTGGATCGGAGGAGGAGATAGTCTGTATGCATATGATGGATACAAGACCCGGCGTGTCCCGCTGGATGTGGAGGATGAAGAAATCCGTTCTATCGCGGTGCTGGATGAGGGGCATATCCACTATCTGACCAAATCTCATTGGGGCAGAATAAAAAACGGCAGCATGGAAATCCTGATGTCGCTTGAAGCTCCCGATGTGGCAACAAGCGAACTTGCGACCGATGATAACGGAAATGTTTTTCTTGGAACCTCCGGTGGCCTATTACGGTTCAGTCACAATAGTATTGAGCCGGTGGAAGTCTTGTTTGAGCGGATTGATAACGTCACTTTTTCATCCGCTGGAGAGATTTGGCTCTCCGAATCTAATTCAGGCCGGCTGGCTGTCTACAGGACGTCCACGGACGGATCGGCCAATGTTGACCTCGTAAAGCTCATTAGCCCTTCGATTCCGATTGCGGAATATCCATTCAAGTTGTTCCCGGATGCCAAAGGCAAGGTATGGATTGTCTCGGAGGATCCGGAGGTGCCCCCAGTCTATTTTACCCGGGACTACTCCGAAGTCATTCTTGATGATTTGAGGGGTTTGGGTGGATCCAACGTATGTTTTGGCATAACCGAGAGTCATGACGGGTCCATCTGGATATCCGCGCGGCGCTTTCTTCATCGTTACGTTAACGATAACTGGGAAGTGCTCGATAGCGAATTTCTTGATATCCCGACTTCGGCCCCGCTCCTTTATACCCTCAACGATGGATCCCTCTTGATTAGCGGTCCCCGTGAAAAAGTCGTGATCCTCAACTTGGATTCGGGCCGCTTTTCCGGTTTCAAGGGGCTGCACTTCGAGGGGGAGGACCGGTTTGGTGGGCAATGGTTTATTTCGGAGGATGGCAGGGTTGGGCGAAATTCCGAGGATGGGGCACTCTGGACCTGGTTTTCCGCTGATGACGGGATTCCGGAATCGCCCAGCTTGATCTTCTTTTCCAGTGATGGGACAATCTGGGTTGCCGGAAGTCATGAAATGGCAGCTTGCGTCTCCCGGTTTGACGGGGAGACCTGGACCCGGGACAGCTTCAATGAAATGGGTTACCGGATCGGGCACTTGAGCGCTTTTGAAACCAGCGGCGGCGATGTCCTCTTCGGCAATGGATCCGAACACACACCTCCCAGCAAGTGGGAGGGTGGTCTGGTTCGCTACTCGCCTGCCCAGGGTGGATACACCTATTCACGCCAACTCCCTCCCGAGGTGCCTTACCGTGTCTCCTGCATTGGGGAGGGCCCGGACGGGGCCCTGTTCATTTCCGGTCCTGGATTAAACAAAATCACAGATTCTGCGGTTTCGATTGTCCCGGTGCCCGGCTTGGAGCGCCCCAGTTGGTGGATTGACCATATGGCTGTCGGAACGGATAACACCCTTTGGTTATGTGCCTGGGGCAAGGGCGTTTACAGATACCTTGCCGGTGAATGGCAGGTATATACCGAGTCAGACGGTTTATTGAGCAACCGCGCCATCTATTCCCTGCCAAGCCGCTTCTGGGACGGTGTCTGGGTTACCACGCAAAAGGGAATTGTTCGTTTTGATGGCACCGCCTGGACCTCCGTTTTTCCCTTCCCTGACCAGATGACCCGTGAATCCAGCACCCTGCAGGAGACAGACGATGGCGAACTTTGGATTAATATCGCCTCGCGTGCATGGTTCTTCAGGTCTACCCCTGATCCGGTAAAGTCCGGATCCTACTATTCCATCCGGTATGTTCCGGAAAGAAATCCACCCGTTGTGTCACTTGTAGAGACACCGCGAGCCAGGGTCATTGACGGCAACCAGTATTTCCAATGGGAAGGCTTTGATTTCTGGTCGGAAACACCAGCTGATGCCCTCGAGTATTCCTACCGTGTCAACGGGGCGGACTGGAGCCCGTTTGCCACAGGAAACCAGATCAACCTGTCCGACTTGAAACCGGGCGACTATACCTTTGATGTGCGTGCCCGCGACAGGGACTGGAATGTCTCAGCCAGTCCAGCCAGTTACACCTTTGCGGTCGTTTCACCCCTTTGGAAACGGCCGTGGTTTATCGCCACAATGGTCTTCACGGTTGGACTGATTGCCTTCCTGATCACCCTGATCATTCGCAACCGGGTTCGTCACATCCTTGAGATCGAGGAGTTGAAAATCCAGTTTTTTACCTACCTTTCGCATGAGTTGCGGACGCCTCTCGCGGTTGTCCTCGGCCCGATCGAGAGTGCCATGAAACAGGTCGAAAACACGGCCGTCCTGCAAAACCTGGCCTTGGCCAGGAAGAATGCCAACCGGGTCCTTTCGCTGGTCGACCAGTTGCTGGATTTCAGGAAATTCGAGTATTCCAAGAAGACCTTCAATCCGGAGGCCTCAGACCTGTGCGTTTTCCTGCGAGATTCAGTTGAATCGATTCGCTCCCTGAGCGATGATAAAAACCAGCGCATTGAGTATCAGTCCTCCCTCAGTCCAGGGTATTTCCTGTTCGATGGCGATATGCTGCAGAAAATCTGCAACAACCTGATCAGCAATGCCATCAAGTACTCTCCAGAAGGAAGTGCCGTGACTGTGGAGGCTGAACTCCTCAGTCCAGCAGATCCGGAGGAGTCACCGGTGCTGATGCTCTCAGTGGCAGATGAAGGGCCCGGGATTACCCCGGATGACCAGAAGTTGATTTTTGCGCCATTTTATCGAATCAAGCGCGATAGCAGCCGGGGGAAGGGCGCTGGATTGGGCCTCGCCCTCGTAAAGGACCTGGTGAACGCTTGGGGAGGCACCATCGCCATTGAGAGTCCCTGCAAGGGTGAAGAAGGCACGCGGTTTCAAGTCAGTCTGCCCGTTCAAAAAGAGGATCGGCAGGAGGATTTGGCGATCCAGGTAGAGGAGGCCACGGCAAATGATGATCAAGGGAGAGGACAGGATGTGGTCCTTCTGGTTGATGACGATGCTGACTTCCGCAGCTTCGTAAAATCCGAGTTGCAGACACAGTTTCAGGTAATTTGCGCCAAGGACGGAGCGGAAGGGGTGAAGCTGGCCGGGAAGCACATGCCCGGAGTCATTGTCTCGGACTTTCACATGCCTGGCATGAGTGGAGAGGGCCTGTGCCGGGCGATCAAGGGCGAACTCGAGACCTGCCACATCCCGATCATCCTCCTGACATCAGACCTGTCGCCTGAAACGGAACTCGTCGCGGTTAAAAGCTTTGCCGACGAATTCCTGCACAAGCCGGTTAGTATCGAGTTGCTGAGTGCCCGTCTAGATGCGGTTCTGGAGACTAGGCGTCGTTTGCGGGAACGTTTTACAAAACAGTTGAAGATTGAGCCTGCAGAAATTGCCGTGACCTCGACGGACGAAAAGTTGCTGGGCAAAGCGATTGAAGTGGTTGAAAAGAACATTCAGGACGACACTTTCAACGTGGACGAGTTTTCCCATCAGATGGCCATGAGCTCCCGTACGCTCTACCGTAAGCTCCGGGCAATAACAGGGATTTCCCCCTCCCAGTTTATTCGGTCAATCCGGTTGAAGCGGGCGGCCCAATTCTTCCAGGGAGGCATCACCAATGTCTCCGATGTCATGGTGCGAGTCGGCATCCTGGATGCCTCCCATTTTAGTCGGACCTTCAAAAAGGAATTTGGCAAGTCGCCGCGCCAGTATGTTGCTGATTCTGAAGGGGAGGATTGATTCCCCCTGTCCTTTCTGGCGATTGGCGAGCGGAGCCAACTAATTGTCATCCCCGCGCAAACCAATGGCTGGCTTCAACTGTATACTGGCGGGTATTATGGTGATGTGTCTTAGCAGAATTTTTTGCGCCGGGCTTCTTCTGGTTGGTGGTCTCAGCGCTATTGCGGAAACTGGCGAAAGTTGGATGGAATCCTATGAGCCAGGCGCGTTTAAAGGGATGCCCTTCCGGCTGATGTCCCCCGTGAAGATCGATGCGGAAACCCGCTATCCGGTTATTGTTTCCCTGCATGGCGGTGGGGGTCGCGGGACGGACAATATGAGGCAGTTGCGCGGATGGAACCAACGGCTCGCGGAGGCGAACCGAAGGGCCGAGTATCCCTGCTATGTCCTCGCGCTGCAGACGGAACGACATT
It encodes the following:
- a CDS encoding PQQ-dependent sugar dehydrogenase; the protein is MNFGISSAVLIALLTPSLLSAQDYFPDPIPPSGIALKVSEVAVVPDSSPGQPPRLSVLTEDPAGRLFVNDQRGPLYLVDEPTGTVTEYLDIRDYSELDILATFEAGFQSFAFHPDFLKEGAAGYGRLYTIHSSNDTSTSPDFDPGGSTSLHTLLLEWRAANPGAATFIPAQPLNPYRELMRLKQPFGNHNAGLVAFNSSVPSDDPDYGNLYIAIGDGGSGGDPQENGEDASNPFGAILRIDPLGTNSANGAYGIVAANALAADGDSNTLGEIYVYGLRNPQRFGWDAVTGNCFIADIGQNAVEEINLASNGANFGWDVREGSFTFEGADSASLTGPIAEYDHTNPVVDMPTAINNRAVTVGEVVRGACIPELEGKLLLADFPTGLIFLLDVSDDPFDGGQDGLSTLTLLDAEGAPRSFIDLINTARAARGLSSSTRTDLRFSVNTPGRLYLTNKQDGIVRRILPTANPEISISQALSGELEVIFSGSLEQSSNLMEWETVKPQPLSPWTIAPPQESQFLRVLSK
- a CDS encoding alpha/beta hydrolase, translated to MFAAKLTGPLLLGLLLVSGCASFNASRQDKIYQEVLYLTTREDTGKSDPGERFAGERGKTRYGAAMVAIDPEPVLSAFSVAQTNRLMQRPQLPRRQALQKIQPLQKDAFMEAIGRYSMDREVPEDILIFIHGYKRSFADSVENAARLRYQLAFPGPAIAFSWPSTDSVSGYLADVENLDWSVPALRDLIEGMGERFPHTRLHLVAHSLGNRALLQLLAELLQNDQEADRLPIGQLVLIAPDFDRDIFMRDVAPELHRLPFRKTLYVSSEDFPLMASGKVFQYPRLGDSRELPPIIKGVETIDVSDAINVFNGHGYYEANRATIEDLYFLIRENKPAHERPGLIQVETDEGPYWRLQPVM
- a CDS encoding sodium:solute symporter family transporter, with translation MHYLEVILFLTAVIGVIGLGIWKSRDEALDSDHGASDYFLAGRGLTWWLVGFSLIAANISTEQFVGMSGASANWLGMAIASYEWMAAVTLIFVAFWFLPKFLKAGLYTIPEFLEYRFDPVARMTMSIPAVVTLVFVTTSSVIYSGAKFVSEYYHTVPILNSLTAMCWLIALFAAVYVFIGGLKACAWTDLIWGAALIMGGMIVMWMAFSTLADKPAEELLLTKVSNSEATLADIENAGAWERFMLLNDGVNGEAEVRNGPNGSGGKVHMVRPMEDPDIPWTALLLGLWIPNFFYWGLNQYIVQRTLGSKSLAEGQKGIVFAAFLKLIIPFIVVIPGILAFNLFSGDLLNSVTGEYDYDRAFPVLVRNLIKPYPLISWFVLAALCGAVISSLASMLNSASTLATMDLYAKITGEKNEAKLVKVGRFLVIVFVLLSALVAPKLDNFTSIFAYIQEFQGFISPGILAVFIFGFFSPRTPRYFGALGIAINVVSYGAFKWLIGPLLVQNGLWYADQIAFLDRMAICLFIVLFTGVFITIINPMKEPVKMPVNDTIDVTSSRTAKIAGIGVVILTGILYVVFW
- a CDS encoding hybrid sensor histidine kinase/response regulator transcription factor; the protein is MFPSAFDPDWLKVFRSSSRILKLLTWLLLLGSHAWAVVDSGPKLEYLAYDKWRWRELKQLSDIQIRSIDESIDGILWIGGGDSLYAYDGYKTRRVPLDVEDEEIRSIAVLDEGHIHYLTKSHWGRIKNGSMEILMSLEAPDVATSELATDDNGNVFLGTSGGLLRFSHNSIEPVEVLFERIDNVTFSSAGEIWLSESNSGRLAVYRTSTDGSANVDLVKLISPSIPIAEYPFKLFPDAKGKVWIVSEDPEVPPVYFTRDYSEVILDDLRGLGGSNVCFGITESHDGSIWISARRFLHRYVNDNWEVLDSEFLDIPTSAPLLYTLNDGSLLISGPREKVVILNLDSGRFSGFKGLHFEGEDRFGGQWFISEDGRVGRNSEDGALWTWFSADDGIPESPSLIFFSSDGTIWVAGSHEMAACVSRFDGETWTRDSFNEMGYRIGHLSAFETSGGDVLFGNGSEHTPPSKWEGGLVRYSPAQGGYTYSRQLPPEVPYRVSCIGEGPDGALFISGPGLNKITDSAVSIVPVPGLERPSWWIDHMAVGTDNTLWLCAWGKGVYRYLAGEWQVYTESDGLLSNRAIYSLPSRFWDGVWVTTQKGIVRFDGTAWTSVFPFPDQMTRESSTLQETDDGELWINIASRAWFFRSTPDPVKSGSYYSIRYVPERNPPVVSLVETPRARVIDGNQYFQWEGFDFWSETPADALEYSYRVNGADWSPFATGNQINLSDLKPGDYTFDVRARDRDWNVSASPASYTFAVVSPLWKRPWFIATMVFTVGLIAFLITLIIRNRVRHILEIEELKIQFFTYLSHELRTPLAVVLGPIESAMKQVENTAVLQNLALARKNANRVLSLVDQLLDFRKFEYSKKTFNPEASDLCVFLRDSVESIRSLSDDKNQRIEYQSSLSPGYFLFDGDMLQKICNNLISNAIKYSPEGSAVTVEAELLSPADPEESPVLMLSVADEGPGITPDDQKLIFAPFYRIKRDSSRGKGAGLGLALVKDLVNAWGGTIAIESPCKGEEGTRFQVSLPVQKEDRQEDLAIQVEEATANDDQGRGQDVVLLVDDDADFRSFVKSELQTQFQVICAKDGAEGVKLAGKHMPGVIVSDFHMPGMSGEGLCRAIKGELETCHIPIILLTSDLSPETELVAVKSFADEFLHKPVSIELLSARLDAVLETRRRLRERFTKQLKIEPAEIAVTSTDEKLLGKAIEVVEKNIQDDTFNVDEFSHQMAMSSRTLYRKLRAITGISPSQFIRSIRLKRAAQFFQGGITNVSDVMVRVGILDASHFSRTFKKEFGKSPRQYVADSEGED